Proteins encoded in a region of the uncultured Paludibaculum sp. genome:
- a CDS encoding PepSY-associated TM helix domain-containing protein: protein MFSKVLRRTHMYLALFLTPWVLMYTASTFVMNHREWFKDLYGGPPKPAVFEREMAYDAAFPEGASAKQMARQILQSQNMEGAFNANRRMKDDALIIQRLDPITPRRLTYEPASKKLTIEKVPWESRGFLERMHRRRGYQHDYALEDAWAVSVDLFIAVMVFWVLSGLWMWWEMKLTRRTGALFALGGTALFALFLVTI from the coding sequence ATGTTCTCCAAGGTCCTGCGCCGCACACACATGTACCTGGCGCTGTTTCTCACGCCCTGGGTCCTTATGTACACGGCCTCAACGTTCGTGATGAACCATCGCGAGTGGTTCAAGGATCTGTACGGTGGGCCGCCCAAGCCCGCGGTCTTCGAACGGGAAATGGCCTACGACGCGGCCTTCCCCGAAGGCGCCAGCGCAAAACAGATGGCTCGCCAGATCCTCCAGAGTCAGAACATGGAGGGCGCCTTCAACGCCAACCGGCGCATGAAGGACGATGCCCTGATCATCCAGCGGCTGGACCCCATCACCCCGCGCCGCCTTACTTACGAGCCGGCGTCGAAGAAGTTGACCATCGAGAAAGTGCCGTGGGAATCGCGCGGATTCCTGGAGCGCATGCACCGCCGTCGCGGCTACCAGCACGACTACGCACTGGAGGACGCCTGGGCCGTCTCGGTGGATCTGTTCATTGCCGTCATGGTGTTCTGGGTGCTCTCCGGGCTCTGGATGTGGTGGGAGATGAAGTTGACCCGCCGGACCGGAGCGCTCTTCGCACTGGGCGGCACGGCGCTGTTTGCCTTGTTCCTGGTGACGATATGA
- a CDS encoding ABC transporter permease, producing the protein MDELWRGLRFSARSLWRTPAFSVIAILTLALGIGGTAAMFSIVNGVLLKPLAYRDPGQLVVIRESIKELSHLYPALPANALHVEAWRDRCSSLQGAALMRGTTLNLTGSGEPQQLTVLSVSPSLLKVLGVQPRLGRDFLPEEDTKGRNRVVVLADAFWRRIGADPALVGRTITLDGLPHTVVGVLPASFRFPKGAKWGALEGLPTELDLLRPEFINRADISPMAEFNYAAFARLKPGASVKQATDQINAVQAQIVHDSGEKLTLTALVSPMQELVVGDSRRGLLMLLGAVGAVLLIVCVNLANLLLVRGAGRGREVAIRLAMGADRAGLVRLALRESLLLALPGGLLGLGLAWAAVRLLVNRAAVDLPRVDEISVDWQTALFALAVSLLTAAAFGMLPAWRLASVDPQESLKAGSHTTTESRASARVRAILVGTQTALGATLLIFAGLLSTSLFHLLTVDKGFQTARVLASEVVLPSSKYGETATRTRFYDKLLAQVHTLPGVESAALLSHMPLSGQVWVNPLSVEGDIRPMLQRPLANMRFISPDYFQTLSMDLLVGRPFSEADRERKVIILSEGAAKKLWPGLNPLGRLVQSGGPSSPKAEVVGVVKDTRVVELESGPVMMAYLPHWQQSRSRAVLMIRTATDPLQMAGAIRRAVHEADAEVPVAQLVTMDGLVDQAVARRRFQAMLALGFAAFALLLAALGVYGVVSYWVERRRTELGIRVALGAQSGRLFGLVLGRGLVPVAAGLAVGLVLAWVGGRAVESLLFEVKAADPAVYGTVAVALFGLCATACGIPALKAARTKAVQVLRDE; encoded by the coding sequence GTGGACGAGCTATGGCGTGGACTTCGGTTCAGCGCGCGGTCTTTGTGGCGCACCCCCGCGTTCTCGGTGATCGCAATCTTGACTCTCGCCTTGGGGATCGGCGGCACCGCAGCCATGTTTTCCATCGTGAATGGAGTGCTGTTGAAGCCACTCGCCTATCGCGATCCGGGCCAGTTGGTGGTGATCCGCGAGAGTATCAAGGAGCTGTCCCATCTCTATCCTGCGCTGCCCGCTAACGCTCTCCACGTGGAGGCCTGGCGCGACCGCTGCTCCTCGCTGCAGGGCGCTGCGCTGATGCGCGGAACCACGCTGAACCTCACCGGTTCCGGTGAGCCGCAGCAACTGACTGTGCTGTCGGTCTCCCCCTCACTTCTGAAGGTTCTCGGGGTCCAACCCCGGCTGGGTCGTGATTTCCTGCCGGAGGAGGACACGAAGGGCCGCAATCGCGTGGTGGTACTGGCCGACGCATTCTGGCGCCGCATCGGAGCCGACCCCGCGCTGGTGGGCCGCACCATCACCCTGGACGGCCTACCCCACACCGTGGTGGGCGTGCTGCCTGCCTCCTTCCGTTTCCCCAAGGGCGCAAAGTGGGGAGCGCTGGAAGGGTTGCCTACGGAACTCGATCTGCTGCGTCCCGAGTTCATCAACCGGGCCGACATCTCTCCGATGGCCGAGTTCAATTACGCCGCGTTCGCGCGTCTGAAGCCCGGCGCCAGCGTCAAACAGGCTACCGATCAGATCAATGCTGTACAGGCGCAGATCGTACACGATTCCGGCGAAAAGCTGACACTGACGGCCCTCGTGAGCCCCATGCAGGAGCTCGTCGTCGGCGATTCGCGCCGTGGCCTGTTGATGCTCCTAGGCGCGGTGGGCGCCGTGTTGTTGATCGTCTGCGTCAACCTGGCAAATCTGTTGCTGGTGCGCGGCGCCGGCCGCGGCCGGGAGGTCGCTATCCGGCTGGCCATGGGCGCCGACCGCGCCGGTCTCGTCCGGTTGGCCCTGCGCGAGAGCCTGTTGCTGGCCTTGCCTGGCGGCCTGTTGGGGCTAGGATTGGCCTGGGCCGCGGTCCGGCTGTTGGTAAACCGCGCCGCCGTGGACTTGCCGCGTGTCGACGAGATCTCCGTCGATTGGCAGACCGCTCTGTTCGCTCTCGCCGTCAGCCTCCTGACTGCCGCCGCTTTCGGCATGCTGCCCGCCTGGCGGCTGGCTTCCGTCGACCCGCAGGAATCGTTGAAGGCCGGCAGCCACACCACCACCGAGAGCCGTGCCAGTGCCCGGGTGCGTGCCATTCTGGTGGGCACGCAGACCGCACTCGGAGCGACACTGTTGATCTTCGCCGGACTGCTCAGCACCAGCCTGTTCCACCTGCTGACTGTGGACAAGGGCTTCCAGACGGCGCGCGTGCTGGCATCGGAGGTGGTGCTGCCGTCCTCGAAATACGGTGAGACCGCGACTCGAACCCGTTTCTACGACAAGCTGCTGGCTCAGGTTCACACGCTGCCGGGCGTCGAGTCGGCCGCACTGCTCAGCCACATGCCGCTGAGCGGCCAGGTGTGGGTGAATCCGCTCTCTGTGGAGGGTGACATCCGGCCCATGCTGCAGCGGCCGCTGGCCAATATGCGCTTCATCAGTCCGGACTATTTCCAGACGCTCAGCATGGATCTGCTGGTAGGCCGCCCCTTCTCCGAGGCCGACCGGGAGCGCAAGGTCATCATCCTCTCCGAAGGCGCGGCCAAAAAGCTCTGGCCTGGACTGAATCCGCTGGGGCGGTTGGTGCAGAGCGGCGGCCCCTCCTCGCCCAAGGCGGAAGTAGTGGGTGTCGTCAAGGACACGCGTGTCGTGGAATTGGAGTCCGGACCGGTGATGATGGCCTACCTGCCACACTGGCAGCAGTCCCGATCGCGAGCCGTGCTCATGATCCGCACGGCAACCGACCCATTGCAGATGGCCGGAGCCATTCGCAGGGCCGTGCATGAAGCGGATGCGGAGGTACCCGTGGCGCAGCTCGTAACCATGGATGGACTGGTGGACCAAGCCGTGGCCCGGCGGCGCTTCCAGGCCATGCTGGCGCTGGGCTTCGCCGCGTTTGCGTTGTTGCTGGCCGCCTTGGGCGTCTACGGGGTCGTCTCTTACTGGGTGGAGCGCCGCCGGACGGAACTCGGGATCCGTGTTGCCCTGGGTGCGCAGAGCGGCCGGCTGTTCGGTCTGGTGCTGGGCCGTGGGTTGGTTCCGGTGGCTGCCGGTCTCGCCGTGGGGTTGGTGTTGGCCTGGGTGGGTGGTCGCGCGGTGGAGAGCCTACTGTTTGAGGTAAAGGCCGCGGATCCGGCAGTCTATGGCACGGTGGCGGTCGCCTTGTTCGGCCTGTGCGCAACCGCGTGCGGAATTCCGGCGTTGAAGGCGGCGCGAACCAAGGCCGTGCAGGTGTTGCGCGACGAGTAG
- a CDS encoding cytochrome c — MFRYIKTVAVLLIAAASSTFAGPPRARQSFAPAPGPESGNGLFKSHCASCHGLSGKGDGPAAAAMRMRPTDLTQLTRRGNGAFPAARLERILGGSDALAAHGGKQMPVWGPSLAAPGAGSAQSAQRLRNLIAYIQSIQDKAK, encoded by the coding sequence ATGTTCCGATATATCAAAACGGTCGCTGTCCTGCTCATCGCCGCAGCCAGCAGCACTTTCGCCGGTCCACCCCGAGCTCGGCAGTCCTTCGCGCCGGCGCCGGGCCCGGAATCGGGTAACGGGCTCTTCAAATCCCATTGCGCCTCCTGTCACGGATTGTCCGGCAAAGGCGACGGTCCGGCCGCGGCCGCCATGCGCATGCGGCCCACTGATCTGACGCAACTCACACGGCGCGGCAACGGAGCGTTTCCAGCCGCCAGGCTCGAGAGGATTCTGGGTGGCTCCGATGCGCTGGCCGCGCATGGCGGCAAGCAGATGCCGGTGTGGGGCCCATCTCTTGCGGCGCCAGGCGCCGGCAGCGCCCAGTCCGCGCAACGACTGCGCAACCTCATTGCCTATATCCAATCCATACAGGACAAAGCGAAGTAA
- a CDS encoding acetyltransferase: MKGANGGPSLVNSDLAVLEAREPRKDLPCVVTPTKPVLGFDLKFHSGYDISVPLRELSGSENLLTILFRVTSNEKKEEPVYFSQKIRVPSVDADAKGDAYLQGTFDLGEGQYQVDWLMRDRSERVCASFWDSEATLPVKDKAVTMSMAANDIAASDKEEFLDEPPVDRSSAESLVSVKVLVNFAPQNSAASTLQPADTTALVSILRSIQRDPHIAKFSIVAFNLQEQRVLYRQDSTDHIDFPAIGEALKGLQLGRVNLAKLQQKNSETGFLGDLIQSEFKHDGSSPDALIFAGPKVMLAENVPADTLKVVDPDYPVFYMNYNLYPHLTPWRDSIGQAIRYFKGQEFTISRPRDLWFAVTEMVGKIVKFKAGKSAHTASSSRGFNEAALH, encoded by the coding sequence ATGAAGGGGGCCAATGGCGGTCCCAGCTTGGTCAATAGCGATCTGGCCGTTCTGGAAGCCCGCGAGCCGCGCAAGGATCTTCCCTGCGTCGTCACTCCCACGAAGCCTGTGCTCGGCTTCGATCTCAAGTTCCACTCCGGTTATGACATCTCCGTCCCTCTGCGCGAGCTCTCCGGCTCGGAAAACCTGTTAACCATCCTGTTCCGTGTCACGTCCAACGAGAAGAAGGAAGAGCCCGTATACTTCTCACAGAAGATCCGGGTGCCGTCCGTGGACGCGGACGCCAAAGGGGACGCCTACTTGCAGGGAACCTTCGATCTCGGCGAAGGCCAATACCAGGTCGACTGGCTGATGCGCGACCGCTCAGAACGCGTGTGCGCCAGTTTCTGGGATTCCGAGGCTACGCTGCCGGTGAAGGACAAAGCCGTCACCATGAGCATGGCGGCCAACGACATAGCCGCCAGCGACAAGGAAGAGTTTCTCGACGAACCTCCGGTAGACCGTTCCTCCGCCGAATCGCTGGTGTCGGTGAAGGTGTTGGTGAATTTTGCCCCGCAGAACTCCGCCGCCTCCACTCTGCAGCCGGCCGATACCACGGCTCTGGTGTCCATTCTCCGCAGCATCCAGCGCGATCCGCATATCGCGAAATTTTCCATTGTCGCCTTCAACTTACAGGAACAGAGAGTGCTGTACCGTCAGGACTCGACCGATCATATCGACTTCCCCGCCATCGGCGAGGCGCTGAAGGGGCTGCAGTTGGGCCGGGTCAATCTGGCTAAATTGCAGCAAAAGAACAGCGAAACGGGATTCCTGGGCGACTTGATCCAGTCCGAGTTCAAGCATGACGGGTCGTCTCCCGACGCCCTGATCTTTGCTGGCCCCAAGGTGATGCTGGCCGAAAACGTCCCCGCCGACACCCTCAAAGTCGTGGATCCGGATTACCCCGTGTTCTACATGAACTACAACCTGTATCCTCACCTGACGCCCTGGCGTGACAGCATCGGCCAGGCGATCCGGTACTTCAAGGGACAGGAATTCACCATCAGCCGGCCGCGCGATCTTTGGTTCGCGGTCACTGAAATGGTGGGGAAGATAGTAAAATTCAAGGCAGGGAAGAGTGCTCATACCGCGTCGTCGTCCAGGGGTTTCAATGAGGCAGCGTTACATTAA
- a CDS encoding GNAT family protein, with protein sequence MASAKFPNEPEALIAVGPDLELRALDASHAEEIYTAVEANRDHLRQWLPWVDFSHSPADSLKFLQDMEKKRAAAQTLVYGIWPAGGALAGVIGLHDVDLTNGNLQIGYWVAKSQAGRGLVTRACQAMLRLSFETLQMERVEIRCATGNERSCAVPQRLGFQFEGILRHWQKLNGVYVDMRLYSLLSAEYRASA encoded by the coding sequence ATGGCGTCAGCTAAGTTCCCGAATGAGCCGGAAGCCTTGATCGCGGTGGGACCTGATCTGGAGTTGCGAGCCTTGGACGCGAGCCACGCAGAGGAGATCTACACGGCGGTGGAGGCCAATCGCGACCATCTGCGGCAGTGGCTGCCGTGGGTGGACTTCAGTCACTCGCCGGCCGACTCATTAAAATTCCTGCAGGATATGGAGAAGAAGCGCGCGGCCGCGCAGACGCTGGTTTACGGTATCTGGCCCGCGGGGGGCGCACTGGCGGGCGTCATCGGATTGCACGATGTTGATCTGACCAACGGCAATCTGCAAATAGGCTACTGGGTGGCGAAGTCACAGGCAGGCCGGGGCCTCGTCACACGCGCCTGCCAGGCAATGCTCCGATTGTCGTTTGAGACCTTGCAGATGGAACGGGTTGAGATTCGCTGCGCCACCGGCAATGAGCGATCGTGCGCGGTCCCCCAGCGCCTTGGGTTCCAATTCGAGGGCATTTTGCGTCACTGGCAGAAGCTGAACGGTGTGTATGTGGATATGCGCCTGTACAGTTTGCTGTCGGCGGAGTATCGCGCCTCAGCCTAG
- a CDS encoding methyltransferase domain-containing protein, with the protein MRQRYINSWRRAWPAILAALVLQSASALQPPPRAMEPKKLAPYVTSPQPIVEKMLEIAKLKNGETLFDLGCGDGRILFSAARTFGAKAVGVELSPTLVRRVQQSAESQGLQDQVKVIEGDMMSVDVASANVVSLYLMTDANEQLRPKLEKELKPGSRVVSLEFKIKGWKPSKVEKVEVHRHPYTIYLYDLPQK; encoded by the coding sequence ATGAGGCAGCGTTACATTAATTCATGGAGACGGGCATGGCCCGCCATCCTGGCCGCGTTGGTCCTGCAGTCGGCCTCCGCTCTGCAGCCGCCGCCGCGCGCCATGGAGCCGAAGAAACTGGCTCCGTACGTCACATCCCCCCAGCCCATCGTCGAGAAGATGCTCGAGATCGCCAAGTTGAAGAATGGAGAGACCCTTTTCGACCTCGGCTGCGGCGATGGACGGATTCTGTTCTCCGCCGCCCGCACCTTCGGGGCTAAGGCCGTCGGCGTGGAGCTCTCGCCCACGCTGGTCAGGAGAGTGCAGCAATCCGCCGAATCCCAAGGGCTGCAGGATCAGGTCAAGGTGATCGAAGGCGACATGATGAGCGTCGACGTAGCTTCCGCCAATGTCGTATCGCTCTACCTGATGACCGACGCGAACGAGCAACTGCGCCCGAAGCTCGAGAAGGAGCTCAAGCCCGGTTCCCGCGTGGTCTCCCTGGAGTTCAAGATCAAGGGCTGGAAGCCGTCCAAGGTGGAGAAGGTGGAGGTGCATCGCCACCCCTACACCATTTACCTGTACGACCTGCCACAGAAGTGA
- a CDS encoding single-stranded DNA-binding protein, which translates to MASRSVNKVILIGHLGKDAETRFTTSGVSMSRFTLATNRRVKDNQTGEWKDETDWHNVVAWRQENLAQYLTKGKQIYVEGRLQTRSYEDKDGVKKYSTEVVAEEIFLLGGRGEGTGGADSSWGEASQRGPVSQPRPRSAPAVAPANEPDFGGISDDDVPF; encoded by the coding sequence ATGGCTAGCCGAAGTGTAAACAAGGTGATCCTGATCGGGCACCTGGGCAAGGACGCGGAGACGCGCTTCACGACGAGTGGAGTGTCGATGTCCCGCTTCACCCTGGCCACGAACCGCCGGGTGAAAGACAACCAGACTGGTGAATGGAAAGACGAGACCGACTGGCACAACGTGGTCGCGTGGCGTCAGGAGAATCTGGCGCAGTACCTCACCAAGGGTAAGCAGATCTACGTGGAAGGCCGCCTGCAAACGCGGAGCTACGAAGACAAGGACGGCGTGAAGAAATACTCCACCGAAGTGGTGGCGGAAGAGATCTTTCTGCTGGGCGGCCGTGGGGAAGGCACGGGCGGAGCGGATTCAAGCTGGGGCGAAGCGTCGCAGCGCGGGCCTGTTTCCCAACCGCGGCCTCGCAGTGCGCCAGCCGTTGCTCCGGCCAACGAACCCGACTTTGGCGGCATCTCGGACGACGACGTCCCGTTCTAG
- a CDS encoding RNA chaperone Hfq, giving the protein MESPNRRLIRPPLAEPKERASSGARASALQKKQAPPDTTNAENFYYVKQMQSKTPVVIVLQDGEELNGVLEWYDKGCLKLTRDEGPNLLVYKSYIKYIYKQEG; this is encoded by the coding sequence TTGGAGTCCCCCAATCGACGACTGATTCGTCCACCTTTAGCCGAACCGAAAGAGAGGGCGTCGAGCGGTGCACGTGCTTCCGCCCTTCAGAAGAAGCAGGCTCCACCGGATACCACCAACGCCGAAAACTTCTACTACGTCAAACAGATGCAGTCGAAGACACCCGTGGTCATCGTCCTGCAGGACGGGGAAGAACTGAATGGCGTTCTGGAATGGTACGACAAGGGCTGCCTCAAGCTGACGCGTGACGAAGGCCCGAACCTGCTCGTCTACAAGTCCTACATTAAGTACATCTACAAGCAGGAAGGGTAA
- a CDS encoding tetratricopeptide repeat protein, producing the protein MSRLEAVRALVAQDPNNSRIRFMLCMEYLGASDWQQAVDELRDLLARDANYVAAYYQAGRASEELGQEDAARGFYRDGIEAARRTGDGHALSELQAALDILG; encoded by the coding sequence ATGTCCAGACTGGAAGCCGTTCGCGCCCTGGTGGCTCAGGATCCCAATAACAGCCGGATCCGGTTCATGTTGTGCATGGAATACCTGGGCGCCTCGGACTGGCAACAGGCCGTCGACGAACTGCGGGACTTGCTCGCTCGCGATGCCAACTACGTCGCCGCTTACTACCAGGCCGGCCGTGCCAGCGAGGAACTGGGCCAGGAAGATGCGGCTCGTGGCTTCTACCGCGATGGCATCGAGGCGGCGCGTCGTACAGGTGACGGGCACGCGCTCAGCGAGCTGCAGGCGGCGCTCGACATTCTAGGCTGA
- a CDS encoding acyl-CoA thioesterase encodes MEGRPVRESASELSEFALPIYANPLGNLLGGRIMHLVDMAAATAAMRHARGPVVTASVDYMTFLFPIQIGQLVTLRSSVNRVFRTSMEVGVKVMVEDLTTGEVRHTNSSYLTFVGLSAEGHPRAIPQVLPETEMERHRWEQAGERRKQRLELRARILEREKERANQPA; translated from the coding sequence ATGGAAGGCCGTCCCGTCCGTGAGTCCGCCAGCGAACTTTCTGAGTTCGCCCTACCCATCTATGCCAATCCGCTGGGCAACCTGTTAGGCGGGCGCATCATGCATCTCGTCGACATGGCCGCCGCCACGGCCGCGATGCGTCACGCGCGCGGCCCGGTGGTGACCGCCTCGGTCGACTACATGACCTTTCTGTTTCCTATCCAGATCGGTCAGCTCGTGACGCTACGTTCCAGCGTGAACCGGGTCTTCCGGACCTCCATGGAGGTAGGCGTGAAGGTAATGGTGGAGGACCTGACCACGGGTGAAGTCCGCCATACGAACTCGTCCTATTTGACGTTCGTCGGCTTGTCCGCGGAGGGTCATCCGCGGGCGATTCCTCAAGTCCTGCCTGAGACGGAGATGGAGCGCCATCGTTGGGAGCAGGCGGGGGAGCGACGAAAACAGAGGCTGGAACTGCGGGCCAGAATTCTCGAGCGGGAGAAGGAACGGGCGAACCAACCGGCCTGA